A DNA window from Amphiprion ocellaris isolate individual 3 ecotype Okinawa chromosome 8, ASM2253959v1, whole genome shotgun sequence contains the following coding sequences:
- the mbd6 gene encoding mucin-2 — translation MMGGSETVSGDKDGVHTAAIHVPIGWQRRLDGGQVIYVSPSGTALSTLDEVKTYLLTDGTCKCGLECPLIIHKVFNFTVGVKVEQHSQPLGKAEQDMTKLCNHRRKVVAMAALCRSMQASQLPFANFHHPEVSSRVDGRDPKGEPAEREEEDRGVYYPKLHPVPARSHNNLHPNPCVSPKSSHQFIYPYNGSSPVLHTGTNSHHPLEALRRLHHPPLTASSSSSSSSFSAHSTAQRSPRTPTRQNISQGQRTPKTPETPGSPRLGPLSSPPPSSPMTLGGGGRGAQTHHPHVVIMGGSPLSPSPSLSPSVHNMCVSPHQRSRHPSASPSSLSEPGGGSAAAEGGVLLGSNLPQRRKSTSSSPHSPLPGGSPNPSPHFPKYKLEDILEQFKNSGNSSTNNHHLLNPTNPYLMTNQSSSNPHALSSKASKSIMTPTSSAGPQGFGLNSGGHSSSPLGPFLNHHHHSHQGKLPHPASFPASSLLSAAAKAQLANQITHSQSSVAASSAGSLPSSLEVLKEAQQQSSKVTNSTLHNSHSPSSIASTRLPHPSLTAASAVLFPPSHSLVQSLASSSPHLPPTAERNASHRKRQRRSATVLSMLRDTQQLANGPRKTPPEDAVTATVINLSSSSSSFSSTSAVQNQNAVMLDNHPQLQMPRLAAPRATAHLSRPPRPNEALDFTTGLTPAPLGLDPPTQPLSALLHLLSVQNAQATASPSSSASAQSGSVSAEGGGHTSKQSPRLSPSSPALHSNVRHPQTRSPCRTDNTNPLPLVPLSPPTSSQFTSTQSQSLPQTSKSSPLKSDSPCTVLPNSNLAFPSSSSASQQTSPSPFDKHHLTDNHIPTTDSASRASLQASPQSTVAAEIGTSVSTSVDLSHSQGSVPIGISTSPKPLDLSNHVLALLAASSTVPQGEASSSNHTTDVEMSSPGNHTAEPEEPGYVDPKSSTLNKPPAATSPGLTISSRPGEDHSPPTPSAVADSAAPLPLAEAFPFMNQEQLLQLLSSTGGLPSLLDPTVLASLPLGGLWLGGQHAQIPPANVTTQPPQNLAEQQQSEQQQHLLMQQQDTQQQNPDQQQKQQQINSNPLFPLLPLLSGAQGELPLSLLGLLNPLPAPASAPSAGQEADLTEKPSLQALLTASLLFGQQQASLLPLSALGQLSQVSLEVPIQQSQQIPATLEGLTLDKTSGLLDPSTLTGPGLLEVTQGLLPIPAGAEGSIQALQSLLLPATLPPHPAAFLPLSPALLAAALSSAELHPPPNTQLAPAQQTQHAQPQVPTDAGVDTLIPVSLQGKDNPILQQLLPTLLNPALLGDLSGIAGLHNMVGIGAGSILLPPVQASALGMPLLQGPDGAINLLNNIQLNLAPASEGEKPVSLQETQSPAPQEDIPANQIAPEVVSSPVPAQLTPAPAQESTPPAQRGSEGRSVIDPYTSFMDTIYTSFLQVNAKEQEDGAHLGPSDPSSPFCALPLVSFPVEHHTPSTTVPTLPQASAPVSLSPRRACSLRNPDLSRLNLEAAAHSPAQGTPKPTEDGSTSPLQRKTVMVEGHTHPEPPLPPIYLEEAKTDCTGPAAAVCPYVEAEVDRQGHLPHAGYLSPGDGCSGRPSEETAGTLLHSEQGMDQAEAAGGARRGRKRKQTLQNVLEDFRDIDATALEETKATTALLTPERSVRGRRRRGARSQRQ, via the exons AGGTGAGCAGTCGAGTGGACGGCCGTGATCCGAAGGGGGAACCAGCAGAGCGTGAAGAAGAGGACCGTGGTGTCTACTATCCAAAACTCCATCCAGTTCCAGCTCGATCCCACAACAACCTCCACCCGAACCCCTGCGTCAGCCCCAAATCCTCCCACCAGTTCATTTACCCCTACAACGGCTCCTCCCCCGTCCTTCACACGGGCACAAACTCTCACCATCCCCTAGAAGCTTTAAGAAGACTTCACCATCCTCCCCTCAcagcatcctcctcctcctccagctcctcattCTCAGCTCACAGCACCGCCCAGAGGTCTCCCCGCACCCCGACACGCCAGAACATTAGTCAAGGTCAAAGAACGCCCAAAACCCCAGAGACTCCTGGCTCCCCTCGGCTAGGACCCCTCTCTTCACCTCCTCCCTCTTCCCCTATGACCCtcggtggaggaggaagaggagcacaGACTCATCATCCTCATGTCGTCATCATGGGAGGCTCCCCCCTCTCcccttctccctccctctcgcCCTCTGTCCATAACATGTGTGTGTCTCCTCACCAGCGCTCCCGCCACCCTTCGGCTTCTCCTTCCTCCCTGTCCGAGCCGGGAGGAGGCTCAGCGGCAGCGGAAGGAGGCGTACTGTTGGGAAGTAACTTGCCCCAGAGGAGGAAATCCACCTCTTCCTCTCCACACTCCCCACTCCCCGGTGGCTCCCCAAACCCCAGCCCCCACTTCCCCAAGTACAAGCTAGAAGACATCTTGGAGCAGTTTAAGAACTCAGGCAACAGCAGCACTAATAACCACCACCTCCTGAACCCTACTAACCCCTACCTAATGACCAACCAAAGCAGTAGCAACCCTCATGCGCTCTCCTCGAAGGCCTCAAAGAGTATCATGACTCCGACCTCCAGTGCAGGACCACAAGGTTTTGGGTTGAACTCTGGGGGACACTCTAGTTCACCTCTGGGGCCGTTTCtgaaccaccaccaccacagccatcagggaaagCTGCCACACCCAGCTTCTTTCCCCGCGAGCAGcctgctctctgctgctgccaaaGCTCAGCTGGCTAACCAGATAACCCACAGTCAGAGCTCAGTTGCGGCCAGCAGTGCAGGGAGCTTGCCCTCTTCTCTGGAGGTCTTGAAAGAGGCACAGCAGCAGTCATCAAAGGTAACAAACAGCACTTTACACAACAGCCACTCTCCCTCCTCCATTGCTTCTACTAGGCTTCCCCATCCCTCCCTCACAGCAGCTTCTGCCGTCCTCTTCCCTCCATCCCACTCTCTGGTCCAGTCCCTGGCTTCCTCCTCACCCCACCTGCCTCCCACGGCAGAGCGCAACGCGTCGCACAGGAAGAGGCAGCGGCGATCTGCGACGGTCCTCAGCATGCTGAGAGACACCCAGCAGCTGGCTAACGGGCCACGGAAGACCCCACCAGAGGACGCCGTCACTGCTACAGTTATCaacctttcctcctcctcctcttccttctcctctacCTCAGCTGTGCAGAACCAGAACGCTGTCATGTTGGATAACCATCCTCAGCTCCAGATGCCCAGACTTGCTGCTCCTCGAGCGACGGCACACCTTTCCAGGCCTCCTCGGCCAAACGAGGCTCTGGATTTCACTACGGGGCTGACCCCTGCACCCCTCGGCTTGGATCCTCCCACCCAGCCTCTGTCTGCTCTTTTACACCTTCTCAGCGTGCAGAACGCCCAGGCGACGGCCTCACCATCCAGCTCTGCCTCAGCACAGTCAGGATCTGTGTCTGCTGAGGGAGGTGGACACACCAGTAAACAGAGCCCCAGGCTgtccccctcctctcctgccctTCACTCTAACGTCAGGCACCCACAGACTCGGTCGCCATGCCGAACAGATAACACTAATCCTCTGCCCTTGGTGCCACTttctcctcccacctcctctcAGTTCACGTCAACACAGTCTCAATCTCTTCCTCAGACGAGTAAATCAAGTCCTCTCAAGAGCGATTCTCCTTGTACAGTGCTGCCCAACTCTAATTTAGCTttccccagcagcagcagcgcatCTCAGCAGACATCCCCATCTCCCTTTGACAAACATCATCTGACTGATAATCACATTCCTACCACAGACTCTGCTTCCCGAGCATCTCTACAGGCCTCTCCACAGAGCACTGTGGCTGCAGAGATTGGTACCAGCGTATCTACATCTGTGGACCTGAGTCATTCTCAAGGCAGTGTTCCTATAGGGATATCCACTTCCCCAAAGCCTCTCGATCTTAGCAACCATGTCCTGGCCCTTCTAGCAGCATCCTCCACTGTGCCCCAGGGGGAGGCCAGCTCCTCCAACCACACCACTGATGTTGAGATGTCTTCCCCAGGAAATCATACAGCAG AACCAGAGGAACCTGGATATGTGGACCCAAAGTCATCCACATTGAACAAACCCCCAGCAGCCACCAGTCCTGGACTCACTATCTCCTCTCGCCCAGGAGAGGACCACAGTCCTCCCACCCCCTCAGCTGTGGCCGACTCAGCGGCTCCCTTACCTCTGGCTGAAGCCTTCCCCTTCATGAACCAGGAGCAGCTGCTTCAGCTGCTGTCATCCACAGGAGGTCTACCATCTCTCCTGGACCCCACAGTCCTGGCTTCATTGCCCCTGGGAGGGCTGTGGTTGGGAGGGCAGCATGCCCAGATACCACCTGCTAATGTTACAACACAACCGCCACAGAATcttgcagagcagcagcaatcagagcagcagcagcatttactGATGCAACAACAAGACACACAGCAGCAAAACCCAGATcaacagcagaagcagcagcagattaaCAGCAATCCTCTGTTTCCCTTGTTGCCCTTGTTGAGTGGTGCACAAGGGGAGCTGCCTCTGAGCCTTTTGGGTTTGCTAAACCCACTCCCAGCCCCGGCCTCAGCCCCTTCTGCAGGACAAGAAGCTGATCTAACAGAAAAACCGAGCCTTCAGGCTCTACTTACGGCCTCCTTGTTGTTTGGGCAACAGCAGGCCTCGTTGTTACCTCTCTCTGCGCTGGGACAGTTGAGCCAGGTCAGCTTGGAGGTTCCTATCCAGCAGTCTCAGCAGATCCCTGCCACGCTGGAGGGCCTCACTCTGGATAAGACCTCTGGCCTCCTGGATCCATCCACCCTAACGGGGCCGGGGCTCCTGGAGGTCACCCAGGGCCTCCTTCCCATTCCTGCTGGAGCTGAGGGCTCCATCCAAGCCCTGCAGTCTCTGCTCCTCCCTGCCACTCTTCCTCCTCACCCTGCCGCCTTCCTGCCCCTCAGCCCTGCCTTGCTCGCTGCTGCCCTGAGCTCTGCTGAGCTCCACCCTCCTCCCAACACCCAGTTAGCTCCTGCACAGCAAACCCAACATGCCCAACCTCAG GTACCTACTGATGCTGGTGTTGACACCCTCATCCCCGTATCTCTCCAAGGCAAGGACAACCCCATACTCCAACAGTTACTGCCCACCTTGCTTAACCCTGCTTTATTAG GAGATCTTTCAGGCATCGCAGGCCTCCATAACATGGTGGGGATTGGAGCTGGTTCTATTCTCCTGCCTCCAGTCCAGGCCTCTGCTTTGGGAATGCCTCTGCTGCAGGGCCCTGATGGAGCCATCAATTTACTCAACAACATACAG CTAAACCTTGCACCGGCCTCAGAGGGAGAGAAGCCAGTCTCACTGCAGGAAACCCAAAGCCCTGCCCCACAGGAAGACATACCAGCCAATCAGATTGCTCCTGAAGTGGTCTCCAGTCCAGTTCCAGCTCAGCTCACTCCGGCTCCTGCCCAGGAATCCACCCCACCCGCTCAGCGTGGATCAGAGGGCAGGTCTGTTATCGATCCATACACCTCTTTCATGGACACGATTTATACCTCCTTCCTTCAAGTCAATGCTAAAGAGCAGGAAGATGGGGCCCACCTGGGGCCGTCTGACCCCTCTTCACCCTTTTGTGCCTTACCGCTGGTTTCTTTCCCCGTGGAGCACCACACCCCGTCCACCACCGTCCCCACTCTGCCGCAGGCCAGCGCCCCAGTCTCCTTAAGCCCACGCCGGGCTTGTTCCCTACGTAACCCGGACTTATCCCGACTCAACCTGGAAGCAGCAGCTCATTCCCCAGCACAGGGGACCCCCAAACCCACCGAGGATGGCTCCACGTCGCCCTTGCAAAGGAAGACGGTCATGGTGGAGGGACATACTCACCCCGAGCCTCCTCTGCCACCCATATACCTGGAGGAGGCAAAGACAGACTGTACTGggcctgctgcagctgtgtgccCCTACGTAGAGGCAGAGGTGGACAGGCAGGGGCATCTTCCCCATGCAGGGTACCTCAGTCCTGGGGATGGATGCAGCGGGAGGCCCAGTGAGGAGACCGCCGGGACGCTGCTGCACAGCGAACAGGGAATG GATCAAGCagaagctgcaggtggagccagaagaggaaggaaaaggaaacaaac GCTACAGAATGTGTTGGAAGACTTCAGAGACATTGATGCTACAGCACTAGAGGAAACCAAGGCTACA ACGGCGCTGCTGACGCCTGAGAGGTCGGTGCGAGGCAGAAGGAGGCGAGGCGCCAGGTCTCAGAGGCAGTGA
- the kif5aa gene encoding kinesin family member 5Aa, whose product MADVPAECNIKVLCRFRPLNQSEILRGDQFVPKFQGDDTVLVGGKSYMFDRVFPTNTTQEQVYNTCAKQIVKDVLCGYNGTIFAYGQTSSGKTHTMEGKLHDPHQMGIIPRIAEDIFNHIFAMDENLEFHIKVSYFEIYMDKIRDLLDVTKTNLSVHEDKNRVPYVKGCTERFVSSPDEVMDVIDEGKSNRHVAVTNMNEHSSRSHSIFLINIKQEHVETEQKLCGKLYLVDLAGSEKVSKTGAAGAVLDEAKNINKSLSALGNVISALAEGTKSHVPYRDSKMTRILQDSLGGNCRTTMFICCSPSSYNDAETKSTLMFGQRAKTIRNTASINLELTAEQWKRKYEKEKEKNKSLKDTIQKLETELNRWRNGEDVPETEQTTADMVTRIESVEDRPILDNDTSSIVVRISEEERQKYEEEIRKLYKQLDDKDDEINLQCQLVEKLKQQMLDQDELLASSRGDGDKVQAELGRLQVESDCAKAEVKEVLQALEELAINYDQKSQEVEEKGLQNQLLADQLAQKMASLMELEAELSRMQEVSGQQRKRIADVLNGLMRDLSEFSTIVGNGEIKLPVEISGAIEEEFTVARLYISKIKSEVKSMVKRCRQLENMQLECHRKMEETGRELSSCQLLISQHEAKIRSLTEYMQSVEQKKRLLEESHDSLSEELAKLQDQDNSIMEEKDGEKGETEDGNVKKTIRQQSENHRGLHHKQLARLRDEINEKQRIIDELTDRNSKLELELAQVRADFERLKSQDSTKSERLEELSFLHERHEQTKQDLKGLEETVARELQTLHNLRKLFVQDLTSRVKKSSEMEPDDSGGSCTQKQKISFLENNLDQLTKVHKQLVRDNADLRCELPKLEKRLRSTAERVKALETALRDAKEGAMMDRRRYQQEVDRIKDAMRAKNALRRPHAAQIAKPVRPKQLPVCSPTNPFYTYIRATEHANTYSNALFQSNMTQQSSSSASSNPNSVQSNTVSTALGYRAGRYNGDILESYPLNIDNGNSISETRDINDNRSDVHCGSEVDDSNRHYIIQQETAAS is encoded by the exons ATGGCCGACGTCCCAGCGGAGTGCAACATCAAGGTGCTGTGTCGCTTTCGTCCCCTGAACCAGTCGGAGATCCTCCGCGGGGACCAGTTCGTGCCCAAGTTCCAGGGAGACGACACGGTGCTGGTCGGG GGGAAGTCCTACATGTTTGACCGAGTGTTTCCCACCAACACCACCCAGGAGCAAGTCTACAACACCTGCGCCAAGCAGATTGTCAAAG ATGTGCTGTGTGGATACAATGGCACTATCTTCGCTTACGGACAAACCTCCTCCGGGAAGACTCACACCATGGAG GGCAAACTCCACGACCCTCACCAGATGGGCATCATCCCTCGCATCGCTGAGGACATCTTCAACCACATCTTTGCCATGGATGAAAACCTGGAGTTCCACATCAAG GTTTCCTACTTTGAAATCTACATGGACAAAATCCGTGATCTTCTGGATG tGACTAAGACCAACCTGTCCGTCCACGAGGACAAGAACAGGGTGCCGTATGTGAAG ggATGCACCGAGCGCTTCGTCTCCAGCCCAGATGAAGTCATGGACGTGATCGATGAGGGAAAGTCCAACCGCCACGTCGCTGTGACCA ACATGAACGAGCACAGCTCTCGCAGCCACAGCATCTTCCTGATCAACATCAAGCAGGAGCACGTGGAGACGGAGCAGAAGCTGTGTGGAAAGCTCTACCTGGTGGACCTGGCTGGCAGCGAGAAG GTGAGTAAGACCGGAGCTGCAGGAGCCGTCCTGGATGAGGCTAAAAACATCAACAAGTCTCTTTCTGCTCTGGGAAACGTCATCTCTGCCCTGGCAGAGGGAACG AAAAGCCACGTTCCGTACCGTGACAGCAAAATGACCCGCATCCTGCAGGACTCGCTGGGAGGAAACTGTCGCACCACCATGTTCATCTGCTGCTCCCCCTCCAGCTACAACGACGCCGAGACCAAGTCCACGCTGATGTTCGGACAACG AGCCAAGACCATCAGGAACACCGCCTCCATCAACCTGGAGCTGACGGCCGAGCAGTGGAAGAGGAAGTacgagaaggagaaggagaagaacaagAGTCTGAAGGACACCATTCAGAAGCTGGAGACTGAGCTGAACCGCTGGAGGAACG GAGAGGACGTCCCTGAGACGGAGCAGACCACTGCAGACATGGTGACCCGGATCGAGTCGGTGGAGGACCGTCCCATCCTGGACAACGACACGTCCTCCATCGTGGTCCGCATCTCTGAGGAGGAGCGGCAGAAGTACGAGGAGGAGATCCGCAAGCTGTACAAGCAGCTGGATGACAAG GACGATGAGATCAACCTTCAGTGCCAGTTGGTGGagaaactgaagcagcagaTGTTGGACCAGGATGAG CTCCTGGCCTCGTCCCGTGGTGACGGCGATAAGGTCCAGGCTGAACTGGGCCGGCTGCAGGTGGAGAGCGACTGCGCCAAGGCCGAGGTGAAGGAGGTGCTGCAGGCCCTGGAGGAGCTGGCCATCAACTACGACCAGAAGAgccaggaggtggaggagaagggCCTGCAGAACCAGCTGCTGGCCGACCAGCTGGCCCAGAAAATG GCCAGTCTGATGGAGCTGGAAGCAGAACTGTCTCGTATGCAGGAAGTGAGCGGTCAGCAGAGGAAACGCATCGCCGACGTCCTCAACGGGCTGATGAGGGACCTCAGCGAGTTCAGCACCATCGTGGGCAACGGGGAGATCAAGCTG CCGGTGGAGATCAGCGGTGCCATCGAGGAGGAGTTCACCGTGGCTCGCCTCTACATCAGTAAGATCAAGTCGGAGGTGAAGAGCATGGTGAAGCGCTGCCGGCAGCTGGAGAACATGCAGCTGGAATGCCACCGCAAGATGGAGGAGACGGGCAGGGAGCTGTCCTCCTGCCAGCTGCTCATCTCCCAG catgaGGCGAAGATCCGCTCTCTGACAGAGTACATGCAGAGCGTGGAGCAGAAGAagaggctgctggaggaaaGCCACGACTCCCTGAGCGAGGAGCTGGCCAAGCTGCAGGACCAGG ATAACTCCATCATGGAGGAGAAGGATGGAGAGAAGGGAGAGACCGAGGACGGAAATGTGAAG aAAACGATCCGTCAGCAGAGTGAGAATCACCGCGGCCTCCATCACAAGCAGCTGGCCCGCCTCCGGGACGAGATCAACGAGAAGCAGAGGATCATCGATGAACTCACCGA TCGTAACTCCAAGCTGGAGCTGGAACTTGCTCAGGTTCGTGCCGACTTTGAGCGTCTGAAGAGTCAGGACAGCACCAAGAGCGAACGCCTGGAGGAGCTGTC ATTCCTGCATGAGCGCCATGAGCAGACCAAACAGGACTTGAAAGGTCTGGAGGAGACCGTC GCCCGTGAACTCCAGACCCTCCACAACCTGCGCAAGCTGTTCGTTCAAGACCTCACGTCGCGGGTTAAAAAA agtTCCGAAATGGAACCTGATGATAGCGGGGGGTCTTGCACCCAGAAGCAGAAGATTTCCTTTCTTGAGAATAACCTGGACCAACTTACAAAGGTTCACAAACAG CTGGTTCGTGACAATGCAGATCTGCGCTGTGAGCTTCCAAAGCTGGAGAAACGTCTTCGGTCTACTGCTGAGAGAGTTAAGGCCCTGGAGACTGCACTGAGGGACGCCAAGGAGGGCGCCATGATGGACCGCCGCCGCTACCAGCAGGAGGTCGACCGCATCAAAGACGCCATGAGGGCCAAGAACGCCTTGAGGCGCCCCCATGCAGCACAGATCG CCAAACCAGTGAGACCAAAGCAGCTGCCGGTTTGCTCTCCCACCAACCCGTTCTACACCTACATCCGAGCCACCGAACATGCCAACACCTACAGCAACGCCCTGTTCCAGAGCAACATGACGCAGCAGAGCTCCTCCAGTGCCAGCAGCAACCCCAACTCTGTCCAGAGCAACAC AGTTTCCACAGCGCTGGGCTACAGAGCAGGAAGATATAACGGAGACATACTGGAGTCGTATCCTCTCAACATCGACAACG GTAACAGCATCAGTGAAACCAGAGACATCAATGATAACAG GAGTGACGTTCACTGCGGCAGCGAGGTGGACGATTCAAACAGGCACTACATCATTCAGCAGGAGACCGCTGCAAGTTAA